The window CTCGTTCATATCCGGGTCCCCGGGCGGCTCCCCCGGGCCGCGCTCGGCCGCGCTCGGCGGCGCAGTGAGGGGAGGCGggtcgggcagggcagggcagggcaaggcagggcagCGCGGCCGCCCGGAGGTggccggcggcggcagcggcaccggcaccggggcgGCGAGCGCAGCATGCCCGCCGCCTCAGACGCGCCTGCCTCCCGCcgcagctggtgctgctgctgctgctgcccatggagATCGCGCTGGTGACTTTGGAGAACGGCGGCACCACGGCCATCGCGGGCGGCGACGATGCCGCGGCCGCCGGCGGCCGGGCGCGCTGGCGGGGCAACTTGCTGCACCTCGCCGGCTCGCCGCAGCTGAGCGACGGCAAGGAGaacgccccgccgccgccgccgccgccgccgcccgcgggggACGAGGAGCGGGAGCGGCCCCCGCCGGATCCCcgcgcgggaggcggcggcggcgcgagCGGCCCCGACGAGCGGCCGGCGGAGCTCCGCGCTGCCCtcgcgccgccgccgcggccgccgccccgcgccccaCGCCCCGCCGCGGACATGGGGCCGTCCGAGGAAGGGGGACACCGCCGGGGCATGGCCATGGCTGCGGCCggcgatgaggaggaggaggcggcggcggccaaCCCGGGCGCCATGCACCATCAGCGGGTGCTGATCAACATCTCGGGGCTGCGCTTCGAGACGCAGCTGGGCACCCTTAACCAGTTCCCCGACACGCTGCTGGGGGACCCCGACAAGCGCATTCGCTACTTCGACCCGCTCCGCAACGAGTACTTCTTCGACCGCAACCGGCCCAGCTTCGACGGCATCCTCTACTTCTACCAGTCCGGGGGCAAGCTCCGCCGGCCCGTCAATGTCTCCATCGACGTCTTCGCCGACGAGATTCGCTTCTACCAGCTgggtgaggaggccatggagcgcTTCCGGGAGGACGAGGGCTTCATCAAAGAGGAGGAGAAGCCCCTGCCCCGCAATGAGTTTCAGCGCCAGGTCTGGCTCATCTTTGAGTACCCCGAGAGCTCCAGCTCAGCCCGGGCCATCGCCATCGTCTCCGTGCTGGTGATCCTCATCTCCATCATCACCTTCTGCCTAGAGACCCTGCCCGAGTTCAGGGACGAGAGGGAGATGCCCGTACCTCTGCCCCCACAAGGTGGAGGTTTAAATGACACGCCCGGGGACTCCCCAGCCATGCAGCCACCCAGTAGCCTGGCTGACCCCTTCTTCATCATTGAGACCACCTGTGTGATCTGGTTCACCTTTGAGCTCCTCGTGCGCTTCTTCGCCTGCCCCAGCAAGCCCGAGTTCTCCCGCAACATCATGAACATCATCGACATCGTGGCCATCATCCCCTACTTCATCACCCTGGGCACCGAGCTGGCCcacgagcagcagcagcccgGGGCTGGCAGTAGCAATGGGGGTGGGGGCCAGCAGCAAGCCATGTCCCTGGCCATCCTCAGAGTCATCCGCCTGGTCAGAGTCTTCAGGATCTTCAAGCTCTCCAGGCACTCCAAGGGGCTGCAGATCCTGGGACAGACTTTGAAAGCCAgcatgagggagctgggcctcctcatcttcttcctcttcatcGGGGTGATCCTCTTCTCCAGCGCTGTCTACTTTGCTGAGGCCGATGACCCCGAGTCTCATTTCTCCAGCATCCCTGATGCTTTCTGGTGGGCTGTGGTAACCATGACTACTGTGGGCTATGGGGACATGAGACCTGTCACTGTGGGGGGCAAGATTGTGGGCTCCTTGTGTGCCATCGCTGGTGTGCTCACCAttgccctccctgtccctgtcattgtgTCCAACTTCAACTACTTCTACCACCGAGAGACTGACCATGAAGAGCAGGCTATCCTCAAAGATGAACACAGTAGTGCTCAGGGCAGCACTGTGGGGGGAGAAGTGAAGAGAAGACCCAGCAAAAACTCTCTGAACAAATCTGTTGTGCACTTGGAAAACAGTGAGGAGTTCAACAATGGCACCAGCTCCTTAGAGAAAGCAAATATCAAAGCAAAAAGTAATGTAGATCTCAGAAAATCCCTCTATGCTCTCTGTCTGGACACCAGTAGGGAAACAGACCTGTGAGGAGAGGAGACAG of the Melospiza melodia melodia isolate bMelMel2 chromosome 4, bMelMel2.pri, whole genome shotgun sequence genome contains:
- the KCNA5 gene encoding potassium voltage-gated channel subfamily A member 5, translating into MEIALVTLENGGTTAIAGGDDAAAAGGRARWRGNLLHLAGSPQLSDGKENAPPPPPPPPPAGDEERERPPPDPRAGGGGGASGPDERPAELRAALAPPPRPPPRAPRPAADMGPSEEGGHRRGMAMAAAGDEEEEAAAANPGAMHHQRVLINISGLRFETQLGTLNQFPDTLLGDPDKRIRYFDPLRNEYFFDRNRPSFDGILYFYQSGGKLRRPVNVSIDVFADEIRFYQLGEEAMERFREDEGFIKEEEKPLPRNEFQRQVWLIFEYPESSSSARAIAIVSVLVILISIITFCLETLPEFRDEREMPVPLPPQGGGLNDTPGDSPAMQPPSSLADPFFIIETTCVIWFTFELLVRFFACPSKPEFSRNIMNIIDIVAIIPYFITLGTELAHEQQQPGAGSSNGGGGQQQAMSLAILRVIRLVRVFRIFKLSRHSKGLQILGQTLKASMRELGLLIFFLFIGVILFSSAVYFAEADDPESHFSSIPDAFWWAVVTMTTVGYGDMRPVTVGGKIVGSLCAIAGVLTIALPVPVIVSNFNYFYHRETDHEEQAILKDEHSSAQGSTVGGEVKRRPSKNSLNKSVVHLENSEEFNNGTSSLEKANIKAKSNVDLRKSLYALCLDTSRETDL